From the Bdellovibrio reynosensis genome, one window contains:
- a CDS encoding ATPase, T2SS/T4P/T4SS family: MAINPNCNLIAVVGGKGGVGKSVFAANFACTIMSELRSQVLLIDADAKSVGDQNVIMGLKPQKTLKELTTFQGSLNSQPMNTLVTMHQSGLAYLGAVRGPEESLNISPDLLGKLLEFFSRAYKYVVVDVGTDLGPAQMAVLQEATAIMIVTSPEVLVVTQTQRLINELLSATIPKDLFQLVINKASPTGLSPQTISNQLQLPFLGVIPQDEATSMMALQKYTPFVLAAPKAPVTASYYDIARKLTGGILQRLKTVSKPKPVVAPTEAGGAGTNLPANASGMDARTLLKIRVHNELIRTVDLKKLLIDGKQDEGKEKEVREKAKREITLIVDKEAPDVGREERGKLIKEVLEEALGLGPLEDLLADNDVSEIMVNGYKKIFIEKSGKVQLSPVTFTSNDHLRRIIERIVTPLGRQINESTPCVDARLKDGSRVNAVIEPLAIDGPALTIRKFKKGGITPEKYINYGSVTKNMIDFLRICVENGLNVVISGGTGSGKTSLLNMLSTFIPSNERVITVEDAAELQLEQEHVVRLETRPASMEGTNAITIRDLIKNSLRMRPDRIIVGECRDGAALDMLQAMNTGHDGSMTTTHANSPRECIARLETLCMMSGMELPVRAIREQISGAVNLIVQISRLSDGSRKILSITEVAGMQGDVVTLAEIFRFKETGYDKNRKIQGIFQATGTIPSFIQKLSDKGVVIPREIFANDPNTNNPAAAQAAAKPPITAAMPKMPGVAPVKKSG, translated from the coding sequence GTGGCTATTAATCCAAATTGTAATCTCATTGCCGTGGTTGGTGGTAAAGGTGGCGTAGGTAAATCAGTATTTGCCGCCAACTTTGCCTGCACCATCATGTCGGAACTGCGCTCTCAAGTTCTTTTGATTGATGCTGATGCGAAAAGCGTCGGCGATCAGAACGTTATCATGGGCTTAAAGCCGCAAAAGACTTTAAAAGAACTTACTACTTTCCAAGGCTCTTTAAATTCTCAACCCATGAACACGCTAGTAACCATGCACCAATCGGGCCTTGCATACCTAGGCGCTGTGCGTGGACCGGAAGAGTCATTAAATATATCTCCTGATCTATTAGGAAAACTTTTAGAGTTTTTCAGTCGTGCTTACAAGTACGTCGTTGTCGACGTAGGAACTGATTTGGGTCCTGCGCAAATGGCAGTACTCCAAGAAGCTACAGCGATAATGATTGTGACAAGCCCTGAAGTTTTGGTGGTGACGCAAACTCAGCGTTTGATCAATGAACTTTTGTCAGCGACAATTCCTAAAGATCTTTTCCAGCTGGTTATTAATAAAGCTTCACCAACGGGTTTATCTCCGCAAACAATCTCTAATCAGTTGCAGTTGCCCTTCTTAGGTGTAATTCCCCAAGACGAAGCGACTTCAATGATGGCTTTACAAAAGTACACGCCTTTTGTGTTAGCGGCACCAAAAGCTCCGGTGACTGCTTCCTACTATGATATCGCAAGAAAATTAACGGGCGGTATTTTACAACGCCTAAAAACAGTTTCAAAACCAAAGCCGGTTGTTGCACCAACAGAGGCTGGAGGTGCTGGTACAAATCTTCCTGCAAACGCTAGCGGTATGGATGCGCGGACTTTACTAAAAATCCGTGTGCATAATGAACTTATCCGTACGGTCGACCTTAAAAAGCTTTTGATCGATGGTAAGCAAGATGAAGGCAAAGAAAAAGAAGTCCGCGAAAAAGCAAAACGTGAAATCACGCTGATTGTTGATAAAGAAGCTCCTGACGTAGGCCGTGAAGAACGCGGAAAACTTATTAAAGAAGTTTTAGAAGAAGCTTTAGGACTGGGACCATTAGAAGATCTATTAGCTGATAACGATGTTTCAGAGATCATGGTGAATGGTTATAAGAAAATCTTTATTGAAAAAAGTGGTAAAGTTCAGTTAAGTCCTGTGACGTTTACTTCCAATGATCACCTTCGCCGTATTATTGAACGTATCGTGACGCCATTAGGACGTCAGATCAACGAATCGACTCCGTGTGTGGATGCCCGTCTTAAAGATGGCTCCCGTGTGAATGCGGTGATTGAACCATTAGCGATTGACGGACCAGCACTAACAATTCGTAAATTTAAAAAGGGCGGTATAACGCCTGAAAAATATATTAACTATGGAAGCGTCACAAAGAACATGATCGATTTCCTACGCATCTGCGTGGAAAACGGTCTGAACGTGGTGATCTCTGGTGGTACCGGTTCCGGTAAAACATCTTTATTGAACATGCTTTCAACGTTCATTCCTTCAAATGAGCGTGTGATCACTGTCGAGGACGCGGCCGAGCTTCAATTAGAACAAGAGCACGTCGTGCGCCTTGAAACAAGGCCCGCATCAATGGAAGGCACTAACGCCATCACCATTCGTGATTTGATTAAGAACTCGTTACGTATGCGTCCTGATCGTATCATCGTCGGTGAGTGCCGTGACGGTGCTGCCCTAGACATGTTGCAAGCCATGAACACGGGTCATGATGGTTCAATGACGACGACCCACGCCAACAGCCCGCGTGAGTGTATTGCCCGTCTTGAAACTCTTTGTATGATGTCGGGCATGGAATTACCTGTGCGCGCGATTCGTGAACAGATTTCTGGCGCAGTGAACTTAATCGTTCAAATCTCGCGCCTATCTGATGGCAGTCGTAAGATCCTAAGCATCACGGAAGTCGCCGGCATGCAAGGTGATGTTGTTACTTTAGCAGAGATCTTTAGATTTAAAGAAACCGGTTACGATAAAAATAGAAAAATCCAAGGGATCTTCCAAGCAACGGGAACAATCCCCAGCTTTATCCAGAAACTCA
- the cpaB gene encoding Flp pilus assembly protein CpaB: protein MGSNETRNLWLSIAAGVFATFLLYSYSQEKKAEYDKRFGSTKRVVVAKEDIAEMQTIYDTMVETKELPADFIQPDAITIPDEIIGNVAAVPIRKGQMVLKNNLLTPGPDTGIALQVAPSKRAVTIPVDEVRGVAKLIRPGDRVDIFAAVDNGKGVNQRREVFTMMSDVVVLATGVSVVNNIPRMFELDSTGKNLTQIALTGDTKYTTITVEATPKEAQDLFYILSTAPGNLFFALRNPSDRTVPPRMPSSTSESVMGKPVVSFDAAPVAPPIAIPPRPAFTPPVQQQQRTAPPARRGGFQTL, encoded by the coding sequence ATGGGATCAAACGAGACTAGAAATTTATGGCTATCCATCGCAGCAGGCGTCTTTGCGACTTTCTTGCTTTATAGCTATTCCCAAGAAAAGAAAGCTGAATACGATAAGCGTTTCGGTTCTACAAAACGTGTGGTGGTAGCAAAAGAAGATATCGCTGAAATGCAAACGATCTATGACACAATGGTTGAAACTAAAGAGCTTCCTGCTGACTTTATTCAACCCGATGCCATTACGATTCCTGATGAAATCATCGGTAACGTGGCAGCTGTACCTATTCGTAAAGGTCAGATGGTTTTAAAGAATAACTTATTAACTCCAGGCCCGGATACAGGGATTGCATTGCAAGTGGCTCCTAGTAAACGTGCCGTGACGATTCCGGTAGATGAAGTTCGCGGTGTTGCGAAATTAATTCGTCCGGGTGATCGCGTGGATATCTTTGCTGCTGTTGATAACGGTAAAGGTGTGAATCAACGTCGTGAGGTTTTCACGATGATGTCTGACGTTGTTGTACTTGCAACGGGCGTAAGTGTCGTGAACAACATTCCACGTATGTTTGAATTAGATTCTACGGGTAAAAACTTAACTCAGATCGCTTTAACTGGGGACACGAAGTATACAACGATCACGGTTGAAGCGACGCCGAAAGAAGCCCAGGATCTTTTCTATATTCTTTCAACTGCTCCTGGAAACTTATTCTTTGCTTTAAGAAATCCAAGCGACAGAACCGTTCCGCCGCGCATGCCTAGCTCGACGTCGGAATCGGTGATGGGGAAACCTGTTGTGTCGTTCGATGCGGCGCCAGTGGCACCGCCGATTGCTATACCACCAAGACCTGCATTTACACCACCAGTGCAACAACAACAAAGGACAGCTCCGCCCGCAAGACGCGGTGGCTTCCAAACGCTGTAA
- a CDS encoding tetratricopeptide repeat protein, whose protein sequence is MNALHDDMLSEARGYFINGNYKMAEPILNQMLLQNTRNPEVYQMLATIFYDKGQFSKAIKTFRRALEIDPTYTDASVGLSIILNDLGKYDEGKQVFLDAQSQLEKKSGKQDPFVDEKLASKHEELADLYYQYKRYNEALEQLLKAQKLSSRKAEVTMRIAEVHVQLGQTERAVKDLKGLIREYPHLIPARLKLGAIYYNSNNIAEATEQWENILIRDPQHPEALRYLKMAQAAGITSIDL, encoded by the coding sequence ATGAACGCCCTACACGATGACATGCTTTCAGAAGCTCGCGGCTATTTCATCAATGGCAATTACAAGATGGCTGAACCTATCTTGAATCAAATGCTATTGCAGAACACTCGCAATCCTGAAGTTTATCAGATGCTTGCGACCATTTTTTACGACAAAGGGCAGTTCAGCAAAGCGATTAAAACCTTCCGTCGCGCTTTAGAAATTGATCCTACTTACACTGACGCCAGCGTTGGATTGTCTATTATTTTAAATGACTTAGGTAAATACGACGAAGGTAAACAGGTTTTCTTAGATGCCCAATCCCAGCTAGAAAAGAAATCTGGAAAACAAGATCCGTTTGTTGACGAAAAACTTGCTTCTAAGCACGAAGAACTGGCTGATTTATATTACCAATACAAACGCTATAACGAAGCTCTTGAGCAATTATTAAAGGCGCAAAAACTTTCCAGCCGCAAAGCTGAAGTAACCATGCGTATTGCCGAAGTTCACGTGCAGTTAGGTCAAACCGAAAGAGCTGTCAAAGATCTAAAAGGTCTTATTCGCGAGTATCCGCACCTGATTCCAGCTCGCCTAAAGCTTGGGGCTATTTACTACAACTCAAACAATATTGCTGAAGCCACTGAACAGTGGGAGAATATCCTTATTCGTGATCCGCAACACCCTGAGGCTCTACGCTATTTAAAAATGGCTCAAGCAGCAGGAATTACTTCAATAGATTTGTAA
- a CDS encoding tetratricopeptide repeat protein, whose amino-acid sequence MSKFKFLSVFVLFFILPALAWSQNPSTEQAFKQATELYLKKDYEKARDEFAKLLDQDPNNATILTNLALSEFQLGKKPLAIGLLRKALASEPDLATAQAGLKFIQGQLQVKEVPHQIETYETVRANLLQPVPLFAYLVISALSFFAMGWVLLSYGGRRKKALEEEASLPSFPVIGLILSVCFVVFTTLAILKIYDATIMRGTIIDEKVSLQTAPGDNQVAILELFGGMEVILRQTQDDWVQVTYPGALTGWIKKSSVMMTR is encoded by the coding sequence ATGTCGAAATTTAAGTTTCTCTCTGTGTTCGTTCTATTTTTCATTTTGCCCGCTCTTGCATGGTCTCAGAACCCATCAACAGAACAGGCTTTTAAGCAGGCCACAGAACTTTATTTGAAAAAAGATTACGAAAAAGCGCGCGACGAATTTGCCAAATTGCTAGACCAAGATCCTAATAACGCAACTATTCTTACTAACCTTGCATTAAGCGAATTTCAGCTGGGGAAAAAACCTCTCGCCATCGGTCTTTTACGAAAAGCTTTGGCATCGGAACCGGATTTAGCTACTGCGCAGGCCGGTCTTAAATTCATTCAAGGCCAGCTTCAGGTCAAAGAAGTGCCTCACCAAATCGAAACCTATGAAACTGTGCGCGCAAACTTGCTGCAACCCGTTCCACTTTTTGCGTATTTAGTCATTTCTGCTCTTAGTTTTTTCGCGATGGGTTGGGTTTTACTTTCTTATGGAGGGCGTCGAAAAAAGGCCCTTGAAGAAGAAGCTTCTTTGCCGTCATTTCCTGTGATTGGTTTAATTTTAAGTGTCTGCTTCGTCGTCTTTACGACGCTTGCGATCTTAAAAATTTACGACGCAACAATAATGCGCGGAACCATTATCGATGAAAAAGTTTCCCTGCAAACTGCGCCTGGCGACAACCAAGTTGCGATTCTTGAACTTTTTGGCGGAATGGAAGTGATTTTACGCCAAACTCAAGACGATTGGGTGCAAGTCACTTACCCTGGAGCCCTTACGGGGTGGATTAAAAAATCCTCTGTGATGATGACGCGTTGA
- the hpt gene encoding hypoxanthine phosphoribosyltransferase has product MSQLKDQMVTFLTNEEIKEIIENLAEQIEYDYDGKDVVFICPLRGSIHFAADLMRKVDLPQQIDFVHVQAVEKGGAIKIVKDISVNIAGKHVLILEEIIDTGRTLSFLRSRLFASAPASLKIVTLLDKPARRELPIKADYIGKTIDDRYVVGYGMDSEEIGRNYPDIYTLKN; this is encoded by the coding sequence ATGTCACAGCTAAAAGATCAAATGGTTACTTTCCTTACTAACGAAGAAATCAAAGAAATCATTGAAAATTTGGCTGAGCAAATTGAATACGATTACGACGGTAAAGACGTTGTTTTCATCTGCCCACTTCGCGGTTCCATCCATTTTGCGGCAGACCTTATGCGCAAGGTGGATCTGCCTCAACAAATCGATTTCGTACACGTTCAAGCCGTTGAAAAAGGCGGAGCGATCAAGATCGTTAAAGACATTTCCGTCAATATCGCTGGCAAACACGTTCTGATCCTAGAAGAGATCATCGATACAGGCAGAACTTTAAGCTTCTTAAGAAGCCGTTTGTTTGCCTCTGCCCCAGCATCTTTGAAAATCGTGACTTTACTTGATAAACCAGCCCGCCGTGAATTGCCAATCAAGGCAGACTACATTGGAAAGACTATTGATGACCGTTATGTAGTTGGGTACGGGATGGATTCCGAAGAAATCGGAAGAAATTATCCAGATATCTATACTTTAAAAAACTAA
- a CDS encoding M20 family metallopeptidase translates to MDFIESCRQLIAIDSTPTHGNRDLAKWASAFCRQKGLIVEEQEEFVGDLEHANIIARTQEERPTAEFLFQTHLDTVDPGPFSLWTENGANPFDAHIIDGKIYGLGAADVKLDFLCKLEAIASFPKDSKWRLPPVLVGTFGEESGMTGALKLIRKNKIAAKMALIGEPSDLQLINAAKGFASVEIRVPFSDEEMRYRQDHNLRESTTTQSKLFRGKAAHSSVPHLGESAIVKLFEYLMMLPDTVNIMEMDGGINFNTVPSHAFLEIDMVSMVPDPIAKKVANIYRAVKALEQDFLNFEDKDFYPTTPTLNIGLVRTNENDIQISGTCRLPPVITHEVYEGWMEGLRRVCESNGATFIINNYKKPFRTEMNSILVKGCLDELRAMGLSDRPITQASTNEASIFSRIGVDCVCFGPGKREGNVHTPQEHVALADLEKAIQFYKKVIERFCL, encoded by the coding sequence TTGGACTTTATCGAGTCTTGCCGACAGCTAATTGCAATAGATAGCACGCCCACCCATGGCAATCGAGATTTAGCCAAGTGGGCGTCGGCCTTTTGTCGTCAAAAAGGTCTTATCGTTGAAGAGCAAGAAGAATTCGTCGGTGACTTAGAGCATGCGAACATCATCGCTCGTACACAAGAAGAGCGTCCCACTGCTGAATTTCTTTTTCAGACTCACTTAGACACTGTGGATCCTGGGCCATTTTCGTTATGGACTGAAAATGGTGCAAATCCATTTGATGCCCACATCATTGATGGAAAGATCTATGGCTTGGGTGCTGCTGACGTGAAGCTTGATTTTCTTTGTAAGCTTGAAGCGATTGCTTCTTTTCCCAAAGACAGCAAATGGCGTCTGCCGCCGGTGTTAGTTGGAACATTTGGTGAAGAATCGGGAATGACCGGTGCTTTAAAGCTGATTCGTAAAAATAAAATCGCTGCGAAGATGGCCCTTATTGGGGAACCTAGTGATTTGCAGCTCATCAACGCAGCGAAAGGTTTTGCAAGCGTTGAAATTCGTGTGCCTTTTTCAGATGAAGAAATGCGCTATCGCCAAGATCATAACTTGCGCGAAAGTACGACGACGCAAAGTAAACTTTTTAGAGGTAAAGCTGCGCATTCATCTGTTCCGCATTTAGGTGAAAGTGCGATTGTAAAGTTGTTTGAATATTTGATGATGCTTCCAGATACAGTGAACATCATGGAAATGGATGGCGGTATTAATTTTAATACTGTTCCAAGCCATGCTTTCTTAGAAATCGATATGGTGTCTATGGTGCCAGATCCGATTGCCAAAAAAGTGGCAAATATCTATCGCGCGGTAAAAGCGCTTGAACAAGATTTCCTGAATTTTGAAGATAAAGATTTTTATCCGACGACTCCGACACTGAATATCGGTCTTGTTCGTACCAACGAAAACGACATTCAAATTTCCGGCACTTGTCGTTTACCTCCGGTCATCACCCATGAAGTGTATGAAGGTTGGATGGAAGGTTTACGCCGGGTCTGTGAATCTAACGGCGCTACTTTTATTATTAATAATTATAAAAAGCCCTTCCGCACTGAAATGAATTCTATTTTGGTTAAAGGGTGTTTGGATGAATTAAGGGCGATGGGTTTAAGTGATCGTCCCATCACCCAAGCATCAACAAACGAAGCCAGCATCTTTTCCCGCATCGGAGTGGACTGCGTGTGCTTCGGGCCCGGCAAGCGCGAAGGCAACGTGCATACTCCGCAAGAGCATGTGGCTTTAGCGGATTTAGAAAAAGCTATTCAGTTCTATAAAAAGGTCATCGAAAGGTTCTGTTTATGA
- a CDS encoding BON domain-containing protein → MGRYFLVGLLLSLSCGQLAFAQEELVAEPSQATADEGTGVYRSRKFINLTAGIEQDEKLPPLPPDIEFKGDFRRIVVASYAKDLNIIRFIPKSEGFATLTIHDKRNGKIVAEYRIDVKKSKLDKVVREMRALLGDIEGINIKIVNNKVVVDGQILLPKDLARIFNVIKQFENQASSLVTLSPLAQKKIAEFIARDINNPEIEVRAVNDKIILQGWANSDEEAKRAEIIAKTYLPDIIIDAAEDGGPIKKRRPVNDGVINLIQIKEAAPKPPAKMIQLVVHYVELNKDYSKAFKFQFTPELGDNSQMTFQTGGDSPGGVVSSITGTVMNLLPKLNWAKQHGHARVLESTSLIVEDGKKGEIKQVTDQPYPVIGKDGTQGTAFASVGIVTAITPVLLGEKSGSVHMEMSFEVSSLLGNTPAGAPIVSKNQMSSTVTVRDRQSAAVGGLIRNSSSTGYNRPAGQKNPIISLYASKDFVKQQSQFVVFVTPIVKTSASSGAEQIKKKFRLRD, encoded by the coding sequence ATGGGACGATATTTTTTAGTTGGACTGCTGCTTAGTCTCTCTTGCGGCCAGCTTGCCTTTGCGCAAGAAGAACTGGTTGCAGAGCCCTCTCAAGCCACCGCTGATGAAGGTACGGGTGTTTATCGCTCTCGTAAATTTATCAATTTAACTGCGGGGATTGAGCAAGACGAAAAGCTTCCACCTTTACCGCCGGATATCGAGTTCAAAGGTGATTTCCGTCGTATCGTCGTTGCCTCTTATGCTAAAGACCTTAATATCATCCGCTTCATTCCTAAGTCGGAAGGTTTTGCAACTCTTACGATCCACGATAAACGTAACGGTAAAATCGTTGCGGAATATCGTATTGACGTAAAGAAAAGCAAGCTCGACAAAGTCGTTCGTGAAATGCGTGCACTTCTTGGCGATATCGAAGGTATCAACATCAAGATCGTAAATAACAAAGTTGTTGTTGACGGTCAGATCCTATTGCCAAAAGACCTTGCGCGTATTTTCAACGTTATTAAACAATTTGAAAATCAAGCTTCTTCACTTGTTACGCTAAGTCCCCTAGCGCAAAAGAAGATTGCTGAATTTATCGCCCGTGACATCAATAACCCTGAAATCGAAGTTCGCGCGGTAAATGATAAAATCATTTTACAAGGCTGGGCTAACAGTGATGAAGAAGCAAAACGTGCAGAGATCATCGCAAAAACTTATCTTCCAGACATCATCATCGATGCTGCCGAAGATGGTGGTCCAATTAAAAAGCGTCGTCCCGTGAACGATGGTGTCATCAACCTTATTCAAATTAAGGAAGCGGCACCAAAACCACCAGCAAAAATGATCCAGCTAGTGGTTCACTACGTTGAATTGAATAAAGACTACTCAAAAGCATTTAAATTCCAGTTCACTCCGGAACTTGGCGATAACTCGCAAATGACTTTCCAAACTGGTGGTGATTCTCCAGGTGGTGTTGTCAGCTCGATCACTGGTACTGTGATGAACTTGTTACCAAAACTAAACTGGGCAAAACAACATGGTCATGCGCGTGTCCTTGAAAGCACCAGCTTGATTGTTGAAGACGGTAAAAAAGGTGAAATCAAACAAGTAACCGACCAACCTTACCCAGTCATCGGTAAAGATGGTACGCAAGGTACTGCGTTTGCTTCTGTCGGTATCGTGACGGCTATCACGCCAGTACTTCTTGGTGAAAAATCAGGAAGCGTTCACATGGAAATGAGCTTTGAAGTATCAAGCTTACTAGGTAACACTCCAGCGGGTGCACCGATCGTAAGTAAAAACCAAATGTCTAGCACAGTGACTGTCCGTGACCGTCAAAGTGCCGCAGTCGGTGGTTTGATCAGAAATTCTAGTTCAACAGGTTACAATCGTCCTGCTGGACAAAAGAATCCGATCATCAGCTTGTATGCATCTAAAGACTTCGTAAAACAACAAAGCCAGTTCGTGGTCTTCGTGACTCCGATTGTGAAAACTTCTGCAAGCTCAGGCGCTGAGCAAATTAAAAAGAAGTTCCGTTTACGTGACTAA
- a CDS encoding outer membrane protein assembly factor BamD: MLKTLRVIIILSVMGLLVSGCSTTEKNSNTPEGAFAIAEEFDQGERYEEAIRRYTEVKNKFPYSNFATKAELAIADVYFKQESYAEAQVAYQLFKELHPTAPQSDYVQFRIGLSYYNQLPSSIDRDLTLANDAILNLSELIKKYPNSQYLAEAKEKRSAAIKMLAEKEDYIGNFYFIRKVFDSALSRYEGLYNNYGRLGFDARALSRAAISAQKIGNTEKAKKYEELLKKDFPDSKELKAAQKEIE; encoded by the coding sequence ATGCTAAAAACGCTCCGAGTCATAATCATCCTTTCAGTCATGGGACTTTTAGTTTCGGGCTGCTCAACGACCGAAAAAAACTCCAACACCCCTGAAGGAGCTTTTGCAATTGCAGAAGAATTCGATCAGGGCGAGCGTTATGAAGAAGCCATTCGCCGTTATACTGAAGTAAAAAACAAATTTCCTTATAGCAACTTTGCTACAAAAGCAGAGTTAGCAATTGCAGATGTTTACTTCAAACAAGAATCCTACGCTGAAGCCCAAGTTGCTTATCAACTTTTTAAAGAACTTCATCCGACAGCTCCGCAATCAGATTATGTGCAGTTCAGAATTGGTTTAAGTTACTACAATCAACTTCCTTCGTCGATTGACAGAGATTTAACTTTGGCAAACGATGCCATCTTAAATCTATCTGAACTTATTAAGAAATATCCGAACTCACAGTACTTGGCTGAAGCTAAAGAAAAGCGCAGTGCTGCTATTAAGATGTTGGCCGAAAAAGAAGACTATATCGGGAATTTCTATTTTATCCGCAAGGTTTTTGATTCCGCTTTAAGCCGCTATGAAGGTCTTTATAACAATTATGGCAGGTTGGGGTTTGATGCCCGCGCACTTTCACGAGCAGCAATCAGTGCCCAAAAAATCGGGAACACTGAGAAAGCGAAAAAGTACGAAGAATTACTAAAAAAAGACTTCCCCGACAGTAAAGAATTGAAAGCAGCCCAAAAGGAGATCGAGTAA
- a CDS encoding aminotransferase class III-fold pyridoxal phosphate-dependent enzyme, whose protein sequence is MSSLVGHQIRQSEKVNTMVKDLISEVTKINSQISGVRAPLDEFKESGKQKIDLAGQFRGRPLHYAYMGTGAGRGPYVELEDGSIKLDLINGIGIHLMGHSNPRVMAAAVRGSLADILTQGNLQPNNEYRLFTEKLVGLASKKSRMKYAWIATCGTMANENALKLSRQKNSPARFVMGFKDAFAGRSTMMAEVTDNPAYKQGLPEYHEVLRVPFFDKRDPRSGEKALNVMKEHVAKHEGNISVFGFEPMLGEGGYQAAPREFFTPLLEFCKSKNIAIWADEVQTFTRTGEYFAYETLDLGQYIDICTIAKTAQIGATLYTEEYNPKPGLIAGTFSGATPSLCAGMEMLDMLSEGFLGPQGRIAQIHKRFIDGFNRLNETTCKGICQDAGGMGLMIAFTPLDGKKESVNAFLNKLYHNGVIAFPCGKDPVRARFLVPAIIEDADIDIALKAIEKTLLEGV, encoded by the coding sequence ATGAGTTCTCTTGTAGGTCATCAAATCCGACAATCAGAAAAAGTAAACACAATGGTCAAAGACCTGATCAGCGAAGTGACTAAGATCAATTCGCAAATTTCTGGAGTGCGCGCACCTCTTGATGAATTCAAAGAATCTGGAAAACAAAAAATCGATCTAGCTGGTCAGTTCCGCGGTCGTCCGTTGCACTATGCTTACATGGGTACGGGCGCAGGTCGCGGTCCTTATGTTGAGCTTGAAGACGGCAGCATCAAACTTGATTTGATCAACGGTATCGGCATTCACTTGATGGGACATTCTAATCCACGCGTGATGGCAGCAGCAGTTAGAGGTTCGTTGGCTGACATTTTAACCCAAGGCAATTTGCAACCAAACAATGAATACCGCTTGTTCACTGAAAAACTTGTGGGCCTTGCTAGTAAAAAAAGCCGCATGAAATATGCATGGATTGCTACATGCGGAACGATGGCTAATGAAAATGCGCTGAAACTTTCTCGCCAAAAAAATTCGCCAGCGCGTTTTGTGATGGGTTTTAAAGATGCATTTGCGGGCCGTTCAACAATGATGGCTGAAGTAACTGACAACCCCGCTTACAAACAAGGTTTGCCAGAGTATCACGAAGTTCTTCGTGTTCCCTTCTTCGATAAGCGTGATCCGCGTTCAGGCGAAAAAGCATTGAACGTGATGAAAGAGCACGTAGCAAAACATGAAGGCAATATTTCGGTTTTCGGTTTTGAGCCCATGTTAGGTGAAGGGGGTTATCAAGCAGCTCCGCGCGAATTCTTCACTCCGCTTTTAGAGTTCTGTAAATCTAAAAACATCGCGATCTGGGCTGACGAAGTTCAAACTTTCACTCGTACAGGTGAATACTTTGCTTACGAAACTTTGGATTTGGGTCAATACATCGATATCTGCACGATTGCTAAGACCGCGCAAATTGGTGCGACTTTATACACTGAAGAATACAATCCAAAACCAGGTTTGATCGCCGGAACATTCTCGGGAGCGACTCCGTCACTTTGTGCTGGTATGGAAATGCTTGATATGTTGAGCGAAGGCTTCCTTGGTCCTCAAGGTCGTATCGCGCAAATTCATAAACGTTTCATCGATGGCTTTAACCGTTTGAATGAAACGACTTGCAAAGGCATCTGTCAGGATGCGGGTGGTATGGGTCTGATGATCGCCTTCACTCCGCTTGATGGAAAAAAAGAATCAGTAAATGCATTTCTAAATAAACTTTATCACAATGGCGTTATCGCATTCCCGTGCGGTAAGGATCCAGTGCGTGCTCGCTTCTTAGTTCCAGCAATCATTGAAGACGCTGATATCGATATCGCACTTAAGGCAATTGAAAAAACTTTGCTTGAAGGAGTGTAG
- a CDS encoding Flp1 family type IVb pilin — protein sequence MKKLSNFSKKLLKNQSGQGATEYILLLVVVVALVIMFKGKIQETVSGKIDELQGMIGQVNGN from the coding sequence ATGAAGAAGTTATCGAACTTTTCTAAGAAGCTATTGAAGAATCAGTCCGGTCAAGGTGCGACTGAGTACATCCTATTGCTGGTTGTGGTTGTTGCATTGGTCATTATGTTCAAAGGGAAAATCCAAGAGACCGTAAGCGGAAAGATCGATGAGCTTCAAGGCATGATCGGTCAAGTTAACGGAAACTAG